A single window of Vidua chalybeata isolate OUT-0048 chromosome 7, bVidCha1 merged haplotype, whole genome shotgun sequence DNA harbors:
- the CCNT2 gene encoding cyclin-T2 isoform X5: MSIPRSKISCVEEKDSASKDLAQTSYFMATNSLHLTTFCLQYKPTVIACVCIHLACKWSNWEIPVSTDGKHWWEYVDPSVTLELLDELTHEFLQILEKTPSRLKRIRNWRANQAAKKPKGDGQVSENSLLGSSLVQNSILVDTVTGVAANTSFQKPSTSFPAPVPLTSGSISVPDSHAPENLAILATGMPSTSYSLASHQEWPQHQEQTRTEQIYSQKQETLPASQYNMNFQAGTSVQLHSGVHHRPDKLAEHSTVKQEYSHKSANKHHGQVAAPVIIPQKMSLDKYREKRKLETLELDVREHYVATPGEQQHKKHLQPQAASSVTSPIKMKIPIANAEKPEKHLSDKKEKGGSLKLRIPIPPTEKGASKEELKMKIKVSSSERHSSSDEGSGKSKHSSPHVSKEHKDKHKEHSLNRHHGVGHKHSHSHGGGSGSSKHSTDGVTPSVLRSPVGLSSDGNSSSSGSSRKKLHSNDASHNHHSKMSKSSKSSGSSSSSCSVKQYVSSHNSVFNLPLPPPPPVTYQVGYGHLSTLVKLDKKPVENGPDAHPQYSTNSQHMDYKDTFDMLDSLLSAQGMNM, from the exons cAAGCAAGGATTTGGCACAGACATCCTATTTCATGGCTACCAACAG CCTTCACCTTACCACATTCTGTCTTCAGTACAAGCCCACAGTGATAGCATGTGTGTGCATTCACTTGGCCTGCAAGTGGTCCAACTGGGAGATTCCAGTATCAACTGATGGAAAACACTGGTGGGAATATGTAGATCCCTCAGTTACTCTAGAGCTACTGGATG AGCTAACTCATGAGTTTCTGCAAATACTGGAGAAAACACCTAGCAGGCTCAAGAGAATTAGAAATTGGCGG GCTAATCAGGCAGCTAAGAAACCTAAAGGTGATGGACAGGTATCTGAAAACTCGCTTCTTGGTTCATCTTTGGTCCAGAATTCCATTTTGGTGGATACAGTTACTGGTGTAGCTGCAAACACAAGTTTCCAAAAACCATCGACATCATTTCCTGCACCAGTACCTCTGACCTCAGGAAGTATTTCTGTTCCAGACAGTCATGCACCTGAAAATTTGGCAATATTAGCTACAGGAATGCCAAGTACCTCATACAGTTTGGCATCACACCAGGAATGGCCTCAGCACCAAGAACAAACAAGGACAGAGCAAATATACTCTCAGAAGCAGGAGACTCTGCCTGCTAGTCAGTACAACATGAACTTCCAAGCAGGGACGTCCGTGCAGTTGCACTCCGGAGTTCACCACAGACCTGACAAACTTGCTGAGCATTCTACTGTCAAACAAGAATATTCTCATAAGTCAGCAAACAAACACCATGGACAAGTTGCTGCTCCTGTAATAATTCCTCAAAAAATGTCTTTGGATAAATACAGAGAGAAGCGCAAACTAGAAACCCTGGAACTGGATGTCAGAGAACACTATGTAGCAACCCCTGGCGAGCAGCAGCATAAAAAGCacctgcagccacaggcagcCAGTTCTGTTACATCTcccattaaaatgaaaattcctaTTGCAAATGCAGAGAAGCCTGAAAAACACTTGTCTGATAAGAAGGAGAAGGGTGGCTCGCTCAAACTCCGTATTCCAATCCCACCCACAGAAAAGGGTGCCAGTAAGGAggagctgaaaatgaaaatcaaggTTTCTTCCTCAGAAAGGCACAGCTCGTCAGACGAGGGCAGCGGCAAGAGCAAACACTCGAGTCCCCACGTTAGCAAAGAGCATAAGGACAAACACAAAGAGCACTCGCTGAACCGCCACCACGGCGTGGGCCACAAGCACTCGCACTCGCACGGgggcggcagcggcagcagTAAGCACAGCACCGATGGAGTGACGCCCTCTGTGCTGAGGAGTCCCGTGGGCCTGAGTAGCGACGGCAACTCCTCTAGTTCCGGCTCTTCGAGGAAGAAGTTGCACAGCAATGATGCTTCTCACAACCACCACTCCAAAATGAGCAAAAGTTCCAAAAGTTCAGGTAGTTCATCTAGTTCTTGCTCTGTTAAGCAGTATGTATCCTCTCACAACTCTGTTTTTAACCTTCCCTTaccccctcctccccctgtCACATACCAGGTGGGCTACGGACATCTCAGCACCCTCGTGAAACTGGACAAGAAACCAGTGGAGAACGGTCCTGATGCCCATCCCCAGTACAGTACAAACAGCCAGCATATGGACTACAAAGACACATTCGACATGCTGGATTCGCTGTTAAGTGCCCAAGGAATGAACATGTAG
- the CCNT2 gene encoding cyclin-T2 isoform X6: MATNSLHLTTFCLQYKPTVIACVCIHLACKWSNWEIPVSTDGKHWWEYVDPSVTLELLDELTHEFLQILEKTPSRLKRIRNWRANQAAKKPKGDGQVSENSLLGSSLVQNSILVDTVTGVAANTSFQKPSTSFPAPVPLTSGSISVPDSHAPENLAILATGMPSTSYSLASHQEWPQHQEQTRTEQIYSQKQETLPASQYNMNFQAGTSVQLHSGVHHRPDKLAEHSTVKQEYSHKSANKHHGQVAAPVIIPQKMSLDKYREKRKLETLELDVREHYVATPGEQQHKKHLQPQAASSVTSPIKMKIPIANAEKPEKHLSDKKEKGGSLKLRIPIPPTEKGASKEELKMKIKVSSSERHSSSDEGSGKSKHSSPHVSKEHKDKHKEHSLNRHHGVGHKHSHSHGGGSGSSKHSTDGVTPSVLRSPVGLSSDGNSSSSGSSRKKLHSNDASHNHHSKMSKSSKSSGSSSSSCSVKQYVSSHNSVFNLPLPPPPPVTYQVGYGHLSTLVKLDKKPVENGPDAHPQYSTNSQHMDYKDTFDMLDSLLSAQGMNM, encoded by the exons ATGGCTACCAACAG CCTTCACCTTACCACATTCTGTCTTCAGTACAAGCCCACAGTGATAGCATGTGTGTGCATTCACTTGGCCTGCAAGTGGTCCAACTGGGAGATTCCAGTATCAACTGATGGAAAACACTGGTGGGAATATGTAGATCCCTCAGTTACTCTAGAGCTACTGGATG AGCTAACTCATGAGTTTCTGCAAATACTGGAGAAAACACCTAGCAGGCTCAAGAGAATTAGAAATTGGCGG GCTAATCAGGCAGCTAAGAAACCTAAAGGTGATGGACAGGTATCTGAAAACTCGCTTCTTGGTTCATCTTTGGTCCAGAATTCCATTTTGGTGGATACAGTTACTGGTGTAGCTGCAAACACAAGTTTCCAAAAACCATCGACATCATTTCCTGCACCAGTACCTCTGACCTCAGGAAGTATTTCTGTTCCAGACAGTCATGCACCTGAAAATTTGGCAATATTAGCTACAGGAATGCCAAGTACCTCATACAGTTTGGCATCACACCAGGAATGGCCTCAGCACCAAGAACAAACAAGGACAGAGCAAATATACTCTCAGAAGCAGGAGACTCTGCCTGCTAGTCAGTACAACATGAACTTCCAAGCAGGGACGTCCGTGCAGTTGCACTCCGGAGTTCACCACAGACCTGACAAACTTGCTGAGCATTCTACTGTCAAACAAGAATATTCTCATAAGTCAGCAAACAAACACCATGGACAAGTTGCTGCTCCTGTAATAATTCCTCAAAAAATGTCTTTGGATAAATACAGAGAGAAGCGCAAACTAGAAACCCTGGAACTGGATGTCAGAGAACACTATGTAGCAACCCCTGGCGAGCAGCAGCATAAAAAGCacctgcagccacaggcagcCAGTTCTGTTACATCTcccattaaaatgaaaattcctaTTGCAAATGCAGAGAAGCCTGAAAAACACTTGTCTGATAAGAAGGAGAAGGGTGGCTCGCTCAAACTCCGTATTCCAATCCCACCCACAGAAAAGGGTGCCAGTAAGGAggagctgaaaatgaaaatcaaggTTTCTTCCTCAGAAAGGCACAGCTCGTCAGACGAGGGCAGCGGCAAGAGCAAACACTCGAGTCCCCACGTTAGCAAAGAGCATAAGGACAAACACAAAGAGCACTCGCTGAACCGCCACCACGGCGTGGGCCACAAGCACTCGCACTCGCACGGgggcggcagcggcagcagTAAGCACAGCACCGATGGAGTGACGCCCTCTGTGCTGAGGAGTCCCGTGGGCCTGAGTAGCGACGGCAACTCCTCTAGTTCCGGCTCTTCGAGGAAGAAGTTGCACAGCAATGATGCTTCTCACAACCACCACTCCAAAATGAGCAAAAGTTCCAAAAGTTCAGGTAGTTCATCTAGTTCTTGCTCTGTTAAGCAGTATGTATCCTCTCACAACTCTGTTTTTAACCTTCCCTTaccccctcctccccctgtCACATACCAGGTGGGCTACGGACATCTCAGCACCCTCGTGAAACTGGACAAGAAACCAGTGGAGAACGGTCCTGATGCCCATCCCCAGTACAGTACAAACAGCCAGCATATGGACTACAAAGACACATTCGACATGCTGGATTCGCTGTTAAGTGCCCAAGGAATGAACATGTAG
- the CCNT2 gene encoding cyclin-T2 isoform X4 gives MKAAFNLRLNPLCPAIPLNACYTSKDLAQTSYFMATNSLHLTTFCLQYKPTVIACVCIHLACKWSNWEIPVSTDGKHWWEYVDPSVTLELLDELTHEFLQILEKTPSRLKRIRNWRANQAAKKPKGDGQVSENSLLGSSLVQNSILVDTVTGVAANTSFQKPSTSFPAPVPLTSGSISVPDSHAPENLAILATGMPSTSYSLASHQEWPQHQEQTRTEQIYSQKQETLPASQYNMNFQAGTSVQLHSGVHHRPDKLAEHSTVKQEYSHKSANKHHGQVAAPVIIPQKMSLDKYREKRKLETLELDVREHYVATPGEQQHKKHLQPQAASSVTSPIKMKIPIANAEKPEKHLSDKKEKGGSLKLRIPIPPTEKGASKEELKMKIKVSSSERHSSSDEGSGKSKHSSPHVSKEHKDKHKEHSLNRHHGVGHKHSHSHGGGSGSSKHSTDGVTPSVLRSPVGLSSDGNSSSSGSSRKKLHSNDASHNHHSKMSKSSKSSGSSSSSCSVKQYVSSHNSVFNLPLPPPPPVTYQVGYGHLSTLVKLDKKPVENGPDAHPQYSTNSQHMDYKDTFDMLDSLLSAQGMNM, from the exons ATGAAGGCTGCATTCAATCTGCGGTTAAACCCCTTGTGCCCAGCTATTCCATTAAATGCATGTTACA cAAGCAAGGATTTGGCACAGACATCCTATTTCATGGCTACCAACAG CCTTCACCTTACCACATTCTGTCTTCAGTACAAGCCCACAGTGATAGCATGTGTGTGCATTCACTTGGCCTGCAAGTGGTCCAACTGGGAGATTCCAGTATCAACTGATGGAAAACACTGGTGGGAATATGTAGATCCCTCAGTTACTCTAGAGCTACTGGATG AGCTAACTCATGAGTTTCTGCAAATACTGGAGAAAACACCTAGCAGGCTCAAGAGAATTAGAAATTGGCGG GCTAATCAGGCAGCTAAGAAACCTAAAGGTGATGGACAGGTATCTGAAAACTCGCTTCTTGGTTCATCTTTGGTCCAGAATTCCATTTTGGTGGATACAGTTACTGGTGTAGCTGCAAACACAAGTTTCCAAAAACCATCGACATCATTTCCTGCACCAGTACCTCTGACCTCAGGAAGTATTTCTGTTCCAGACAGTCATGCACCTGAAAATTTGGCAATATTAGCTACAGGAATGCCAAGTACCTCATACAGTTTGGCATCACACCAGGAATGGCCTCAGCACCAAGAACAAACAAGGACAGAGCAAATATACTCTCAGAAGCAGGAGACTCTGCCTGCTAGTCAGTACAACATGAACTTCCAAGCAGGGACGTCCGTGCAGTTGCACTCCGGAGTTCACCACAGACCTGACAAACTTGCTGAGCATTCTACTGTCAAACAAGAATATTCTCATAAGTCAGCAAACAAACACCATGGACAAGTTGCTGCTCCTGTAATAATTCCTCAAAAAATGTCTTTGGATAAATACAGAGAGAAGCGCAAACTAGAAACCCTGGAACTGGATGTCAGAGAACACTATGTAGCAACCCCTGGCGAGCAGCAGCATAAAAAGCacctgcagccacaggcagcCAGTTCTGTTACATCTcccattaaaatgaaaattcctaTTGCAAATGCAGAGAAGCCTGAAAAACACTTGTCTGATAAGAAGGAGAAGGGTGGCTCGCTCAAACTCCGTATTCCAATCCCACCCACAGAAAAGGGTGCCAGTAAGGAggagctgaaaatgaaaatcaaggTTTCTTCCTCAGAAAGGCACAGCTCGTCAGACGAGGGCAGCGGCAAGAGCAAACACTCGAGTCCCCACGTTAGCAAAGAGCATAAGGACAAACACAAAGAGCACTCGCTGAACCGCCACCACGGCGTGGGCCACAAGCACTCGCACTCGCACGGgggcggcagcggcagcagTAAGCACAGCACCGATGGAGTGACGCCCTCTGTGCTGAGGAGTCCCGTGGGCCTGAGTAGCGACGGCAACTCCTCTAGTTCCGGCTCTTCGAGGAAGAAGTTGCACAGCAATGATGCTTCTCACAACCACCACTCCAAAATGAGCAAAAGTTCCAAAAGTTCAGGTAGTTCATCTAGTTCTTGCTCTGTTAAGCAGTATGTATCCTCTCACAACTCTGTTTTTAACCTTCCCTTaccccctcctccccctgtCACATACCAGGTGGGCTACGGACATCTCAGCACCCTCGTGAAACTGGACAAGAAACCAGTGGAGAACGGTCCTGATGCCCATCCCCAGTACAGTACAAACAGCCAGCATATGGACTACAAAGACACATTCGACATGCTGGATTCGCTGTTAAGTGCCCAAGGAATGAACATGTAG